The window CAATAAGGACATTAATCCTTTCCATATGTGAGGACAGAGCCTCttattaggccccacctccccatACTATCCCATTGGGGATTGAGttcccaacacatgaactttgagaGACTGTTCAATCCATAGCAGCAGTTCTCTGATATTACTTTTCAACCCCTAAATTAGCACATCAGAATTGCTTATTAAAACAGATTATGAGATAGCACCCTATTCTAAGTCAGAACTTCTACATGATTCTAATGTTTGTTCAAGTTTGggaaccactaaaaaaaaaaaatctgagccaGTTTGCTTCCCTCTGCTGAAATccttaaacaaattaaattaattgtAGAGTAATATTAATATGTGGTTAgtggagccaggcacggtggcgcacacctgtaatcctgcaGCTCAGGACactgagacagtaggatcatgagttcaaagccagcctcagcaacatcagggcactaagcaactcagtgagaccctttctctaaataatacaaaaattgggttggggatgtggttcaatggttgagtgcccctgagttcaaaccctagtaccgcacccccccctctctcccccgccccccccccctgcAGAAGTGATTAGTAGGAGAAAAACATAAGAACCAAAATCTAAGTCATCTAGGTTCCAGTACTATTCCAAGTCATAGCGAACCTAAGTGTATTAGTTACCCTTCTAAAGGTCTTTCTTTGTAAATACATACTATAAATAGTACTATAAATCACTGTTAAGAATATGAAACTCTtgccaggctcagtggtacacacatgtaatcccatgtgactggggaggctgaggcaggatgatcacaagttcaaggccagcctgggaaatatagactgtcttaaaataaaaaataaagcctagCATGCTTGTGAtcttagcagcttgggaggcagaggcaagaggattagaAGTACCAGGCCAATTTTAGCAATTTAGCccaaccctgtcttaaaaagttaaaaaaaattaaaaagggctggggatgtaaataaataaaaaaataaaagggctggggttatagcaggggtagagtgcctctgggtttactctttggttttaaaaataatattaataataataatctgaaaCTCTTCACCAACCAGGGACagacttcaaatttttttttaaatctaaaagttgggctggggctgtagctcgtGGTAGAGTGCCTCCCTTGcttatgtaaggcactgggttcaatcctcagcaccacataaaataaataaatatactgtgtgtttatctacaactgaaaaatattttttaaaaaaaaatctgaaattcatttgTCCTTTTTGATGTTTTCAAGTGCTACAGATGAAGCATGGCGACTATTGTCTACTTATCTAGACAGGTACAAAGTGCAGAATAACTTATATCACCACTGTGTAATCAATAAGCTCTTGTCCCATGGAGTGCCTCTGCCCAATTGGCTTATAAACAGTTACAAGGTATGTAACATCTTAACTTGTTGAGATTAAGAACCCGCTCTTTACCATTCTAAATAACTtaatgagataatttttttaaaaaaaggtttgatAATTTATGGAAACATACTGAATTAAATACCGTGGGCAGTTTCTCAGTCATAGCTAAAATCACTAACAACAATGCCATACCATGGTATTTAAAGTTCCACTGGTTACTAATTAGATAAATGCCTGCCTATATGCTAAATGAATAGTGAGCATATGTTCAGAATAATGAGTATATGCAGGACATAGTTTCTACTGTTAACTTAAAACATTCATGTCAGTATGTGGAGTAGTTTCAAATGCAACAGTTTGTTTAAATTGGTATTGTCAAAATTGAGTTTGTGGATGATCTATGAGTCTGGTTATCattaccataaagaaataacCTTTGGCCGGatgcagaggcacatgcctgtaatcctagtggcttgggaagctgagataggaagatcgcaagttcaaagcaacagtgaggtgctaagcaactcagtgagaccctttctctaaataaaaaacaaaatagggctggggatatggctcagtggtcaagtacccctgagttcaatcccttgtacccaaaaataaataaatttaatttaatttttgaaaaataaaagagaggctgggatcgtggctcagtggtggagagcttacctagcatgggtaaggcactggttttgattctcagcaccacatacaaataataaaataaaggtctatcaacaactaaaaaatactttaaaaataaacaaattaataaatgagaaagaaataactttgggctggggatagagctcagttggtagagtgtttgccccacaatcacaaggccctgggttcaatccccagcaccacaaaaaaaggaaagaaagaaatcaccttgccagacacagtggcacacacctctggtcccagcagctcaggaagctgaggcaggaggattgcactttcaaagccagcctcagcaattagcaaggccctaagcaatttagtgagaccctgtctcaaagtaaaaaggactagggatgtagctcagtgatgaagtgctCCCTGGGTTaattccctagtaccaaaaaacagaaatcaccttagagctggggatgtaccttGGTGGTAGAGTTGTCACCTAGCAGCACcatccccagtacttcaaaagagaaacaaaagaaaaacctgaggcaggctaactttataaagaaagaagtttagggggctggagatgaggctcaagtggtagcgcgctcgcctggcatgcgttaggcactgggttcaatcctcagcaccacataaaaataaaataaagattgtgtccacctaaaactaaaaaataaatattaaaaagaaagaaagaaagaaatgtgtctgGCTAATAGTTTGGGATGCTGAAAATCCAAGAATATGTAGTGCCATCCATTTGGCTACCATGAGTGCCCTCTTGGCAGTGTCATATCGTGCAGATATGCCATGGTGTGAAAGGGCTGGGCTCACTTTTAATAATTCACTCTCAAGAACTACTGTAATCCCTCTAGGTAGTACCCTTATTGATCTAAGGACCACCCCCGAGGCCCTATCACTTAAAGATTCCAACATTTCCCAAAGTCACCACATtagggaccaagcctccaacataTGAGCTCTTGAGGGACAACCATAGCAGATTATCTGCATCAGAATTATTAGAATGGTGGacttctttaaaatatagattcaGCTACCTCAAATAGAATAAGGAAAGAGAACCtaaggttaaaaattaaaaaaaaaaaaaaaaaagaagaagaagaatttaggagctcgggttgtggctcagtggtggagtgcttgcctcacatgagtgaggcactgggttcaattctcagcaccacatataaataaataaataaaataaaggtccatcaacaaaaaaatattttgaaaaagataatCTATAGTCTAAAATAAGGAAAGctgattttaagttaaaaaatagagaaaataagatgataaaagaaagaatgtaATCAAATCAGAACttagaaaacatttaacataATTAATAGCATTCTTCCAAACTGAGACTATATTCATTCTTCTCTCAGAGGAGACAGTACCAATTAGGTATAAATTTAAACTGGTGATTCTTTGAACGACTTTTgcatttgtcatttatatatatatatattttttttttcttgtagtacttaagattgaactcagaggagtgctttaccacagagctacatcccttttttttttttttttcattttgagatggtgtcctactgagttgctgaagttagcctcaaatttgcagtaTTCCTGTctggtgtgtctcagtggtaaaagcaccctgacttcaatccctagtaccaaaaaaaaaaaaaaaaaaaagtaagtgccAGGGAATCAGACACTCAGCATCCTTTGCTCTGTGCTTGGGTAAAATGGAAGGAGGTATACATTCTAAATCACTGAATTTTTAGCTGGgctggtggtacatacctgtaatcccagcaactcgaaaggctgaggtaagaggatcacaaatctGAGGCTAGTatgagcaatttagcaaaatgaaaaataaaaagggttggggtagctcagtggtagagtacccttgaattcagtcctcagtacgAGCCAGCAGGGAAATATCACTGGCTTTTTACAGAAAGTTGATGCTGCTGAGTTGCTTCGTCTATACTTGAACTATGACCTTTTGGAAGAAGCTGTGGATTTGGTCTCTGAGTATGTGGATGCTGTACTGGGAAAAGGACATCAGTACTTTGGAATTGAGGTAGgtacatataaatatttctttttaattctgtatTAACATATCAAGTAAGATAAGGATCTGAAAgtaaattaaatgtatattagTCTGACCTTTATTGTTTGCAGTTAAATAAATATTGGCCCTGTAGGTATATCTAATTTCCTGTTTATAAAATGGggatacatttcttttttctccattaaaaGAATGTGGTTTTTGCACTAAgagtatagttcagtgatagagcacttgcctaccatgcataaagccctggttTATTCTCCAGCACCATAGAAGTAAGGGGGCAAGGAAAAATGTGGCTTTAGTTAGTATTTGGTGTTTTGTGTAGAGGGATTATGCCATCTCTACAGGGTTTTCTTTTACCtggtacttgggattaaacccaggatgcttaaccactgagccacatccccagcccattttattttttattttgagacagagtttgactaagttgcttaggtccttgctaagttgctaaggctgatccTGCCTGGATTTACAGACATGCCTCAACATATCCAGCTCTACAAGgttttcttatttaatccttacaacagcCTTATCAATAAGAGACtgttttattccttatttcttaGAACGTCtgatgagccaggcacagtagtgcatacttgtaatcccagcaactctggaaactgaggcaggagatcccaagttcaaggccagcctaggcaatttagcaagaccctatcaaatttttaaaaaattaaatggtgtGGGGAATCCGGGTATGGTGACACACAACTGTACtctcagtggctcaagaggctgaggccagaggatcacaagttcaaagccagcctcagcaatttagcaaagccctaagcaactcagtgagaccctgtctataaataaaatattttaaaaagggggctggggccaggcgtggtggaacatgcctgtaatcccagtgcctcaggaggctgaggcaagaggatcaagagttcaaagccagcctcagcaaaaatgaggcgcaaagcaactcagtgagtccctatctctaaataaagtacaaaataggactggagatgtggtaAGTGGTCgggtgcccttgagttcaatccccagaaacctCTGCCCACCAAAGGGTGGGTGGGGCTTGGGGATATGTCTAAATGGTTAAgcgctgctgggttcaatctctggtaccaaaaaataggggatggggatataactcagtggaagaacacCCCAGGTTCCATCTCTAGCATCAATAAATCAGAAAACAGGCCCAGAGGTTACACATTCCAAATCTGAAACAGATTATGAATAGATGAGCCAGGTCTAAACAGGTCTGGCTTATTATAGAGCTGAGTTCTTAAATTATCAAGGAAGTATTCAGAACTTTGAAAGTTGAGCTTTCCTGTCcttttccagttttgtttttgcttttagtattttgttttcagataatttgaatttaaaattttaaattaaatttcagactGAAATAGAGAATAGTTTCAATTTGTCCATCTCAAAAAGAGTTGTTAAAGTGTATTTATCCTTAATAGACTTTAGGGCTCCTTTAAGATTGAGTtgacccttttgaatcaaactgtgaaatatatcaaattagatgtaatgttttgaactaccaacaataaaaaaaaaaagattgagttgaaataaatttttaaatatatttgatttaacTGAGAAGGACAGTTTCCCCAGTTGAAAAGAAATATAGGAGGATCTTAActggtaattagagtcttgtggACCTATTATTCAGAAGAAGCAGTgcactttcagatttttttcaaatatcattttcctttcagtttcCACTGTCTGCAACAGCCCCAATGGTGTGGCTCCCATACTCCTCTATTGATCAGCTTCTCCAGGCTCTGGGAGAGAACAGTGCCAACAGTCACAACATCGCAGTATGTAAACTCTTTAATGAGTTGTCTTCTGTGAACTCCTGCAGTAGTAAGCTATACTTAACAAGTTGATCTTCAATTCCTAAGGACTAGAGGGAGagcaaaagccaaatatttatCCCTGTTAACATGCTGTTCCAATCCCTTTATAAATAAAGTCAATGATTTAAGCAACTTttcccaaaaaaaaataaataaataaactaatgagAAACCATGCATTAATTACACAGAGACAGACTGCATTCAGtccatttttaaagaagtttacagggttggggttgtggcccagtgatagagcactcacctagcacatgtgaggcactgggtttgatcctcaacaccacatatctAACATCAGTCTTTTTTAATCCTGGAATTACTCTGTAAcgatttccttcttttcctttacaGCTATCCCAGAAAATACTTGACAAATTAGAGGACTACCAGCAAAAAGTTGATAAGGCAACACGTGATTTATTATACCGCCGGAACTTGTGATGAGGATTGTTACTAGCCTTTGAAACCACTTGGTGCCTCTTAGGGCTTAAGACTACTCTACCAGGAACCCTGTACTCAAGGCTGATTTTTGTAAATGATGTGTACAACACTCAAGTCTGCATCCTGCACAGAACAGGAGAGCAGAAGAGTCAGAGGACCTGTGCTTGCTGGTGGTGCTAACACAATTTCTGCTTTTCAACCTTGGTCTCTCAAACAGCTACTTTTGTATATGATTCACAGCTTTTTtagagtttatatatttttttataaactatTGAAGACATTCTTTATCTGCAAATTAAGACCTACTCTCACGTTCCAAAATAGCTGATGGTTGTTGGTTTGTTATAGCTGACCACCAAAAGCAgtcattgcaaatattttaattcttcccTATCACTTTTTGTATTTCAATGGAATTATTTTGGTCCAGAACTGACATGTATTTTCTGTATTGCAAATGGAGGCTAATGACTTTATGTactcttttcattatttattgtgGAGTTTTTGTATGATCTTcaataaagtattaaataatttgcctaGTTAAGCGTAAAATTACGACCAGATGTTTAAAGAAGGTATCATACTTTGagttaggtgtggtggtgcatgcctataaatccagcacctggggaggctcaggggcaggaggattgcaatttgggAGTCCAGCAAGACCCTacatcaaaataagaaataaaaaggactagaatgGGGCttgggatttagttcagtggcagagcgtttgcctagcactcGCAAGGCCTGAGTTTGGTCCTCAGCCCTGGATAAAAAGCAGGGACGGGACtagaatgtagatcagtggtggagtactcCTGAGTTAAAGCACTAGattgcaataaagaaaaaaaatgtgggggggctggggttgtggctcaagtggtagagcactcgcctagcacgtgtaaggcattgggttcaatcctcagcaccacataaaaataatataaaaaagtaaagatattgtgtacatctttaaaaaataaaataaagatattgattgtgtccacctaaaactaaaaaaataaatattaaaaaaaaaaaaaaaggagagcgtagctggggatgtagctcagtggtagaatatcccttgttctgtccccagtactgcaaaaaaagaaaatattatattttgaatcAGGTTCTGAAGCTAAAGTTGGGTAGACTTTTAGCTAAGAAAACAAATGGAAGTCCACCATGTGGATTTTTCAAGTAAATTCTAATAATGTATAGGGCCAGAATGTACTGGATTGAGAAGCTTTCATGcctataaaattttaagacagggtctaaattgcccaggctggccttgaacttgtgatcctcctgcctcagtctcctgaattgcaccaccacacccagctatataCTTAAATTGTGTGAATTTTTGCATGGTATTGTTGGTAGATTgagatgtgtttctttttttcattttaattctatcATGATTAATATGAGGCATTTGGTGCAATTAGGGATTGAGAGAGCCCTTGAACTCCCAGCTCTCCAAACTTGGGGGTTTTTAACCATAGTAAGACACTTTGACCTAGATGTACATATTTAACCCATGGCCTAAAAAACATTGGACCCTATCATAGCATCTCTGTGGAGAGCTTCAAGTAGTGAGAGACTGGCTGCTCCAGAAATCTATCCAGTGGATTGCTGATCAAAGAAGGTATGGCTTCATGAGACCTCGACCAACTTTTCCTGTCCCCATATTTTTTTGGTTCAAGGCCTAAAACCCATGCTGGAGCCAGTCTagcttttctacttttcttctatCTTTCTCATTTTGATTCCTTCCAGAGCACAATGTGTATGCAACCTCCATTCCAATTTTCTGACCCTTTggagtttgtgtttttgtttgctagatcttgtgatttttttttttcctggtgccaggaagagtgaatcaaggggcacttaaccactgagccacatccccagcccttttttataaagtattag is drawn from Urocitellus parryii isolate mUroPar1 chromosome 4, mUroPar1.hap1, whole genome shotgun sequence and contains these coding sequences:
- the Nup160 gene encoding nuclear pore complex protein Nup160 isoform X4, whose product is MATIVYLSRQKVDAAELLRLYLNYDLLEEAVDLVSEYVDAVLGKGHQYFGIEFPLSATAPMVWLPYSSIDQLLQALGENSANSHNIALSQKILDKLEDYQQKVDKATRDLLYRRNL